In Microvenator marinus, one genomic interval encodes:
- a CDS encoding dihydroorotase, whose product MPTFHDRNQLTTLLKGVRVICPAKSIDRVTDVLIGPEGIELDSQASADRVIDANGMWATPGLTDLQVHFREPGFEYKETIASGSKAALAGGITTVVVMPNTKPALDSAEEVERQHSLSKACDGVRVLVAAGATKDIQGHELSDYEALKSAGAVAVTDDGYPLANSDIMLKSLEHCAQHDLLFMQHAEDLTLSKDGVMTEGPTSDRLGLAGQLADAEGAMVERDVALALKTGARYHVLHMSTQRSLNAVREARSKGAKVTCEVSPHHLLLTDADVDQGGTPDTHFKMNPPLRAEHDRLALIEGLRDGTVDAVATDHAPHSAEEKARDFAKAPFGIIGLETAFASVLRFVHDETITDQRAVELMTSGPARVLNRLELAELHGDLTLIDPNYEWVVSESDFCGAQKNSPFTGQKFKGRVRATFKDGALRYTHDLEV is encoded by the coding sequence ATGCCTACTTTTCACGACCGAAATCAACTCACCACGCTTTTGAAAGGTGTCCGGGTCATTTGCCCTGCGAAGTCCATCGATCGTGTTACGGATGTGCTCATTGGCCCTGAGGGGATCGAGCTGGACTCGCAGGCGAGTGCCGATCGTGTGATTGACGCAAACGGGATGTGGGCCACGCCTGGCCTCACGGATTTACAGGTCCATTTCCGCGAACCCGGGTTCGAGTACAAAGAGACCATCGCGTCAGGCTCCAAAGCTGCGCTCGCCGGCGGGATTACCACCGTGGTGGTCATGCCAAATACCAAACCGGCTTTGGATTCGGCCGAAGAAGTTGAGCGGCAACACTCGCTTTCGAAAGCCTGTGATGGCGTTCGAGTTCTGGTGGCGGCCGGGGCGACCAAAGACATCCAGGGCCATGAACTCAGCGACTACGAGGCTCTGAAGTCCGCAGGCGCTGTGGCCGTGACGGACGACGGCTATCCTTTGGCCAACTCAGACATCATGTTGAAGAGCCTTGAGCATTGCGCGCAACACGACCTCCTCTTCATGCAGCATGCGGAAGACCTCACGCTCAGCAAAGATGGGGTCATGACCGAGGGGCCAACAAGCGACAGGCTCGGCCTCGCGGGGCAACTTGCGGACGCTGAAGGCGCGATGGTTGAAAGAGACGTTGCGCTCGCGCTCAAGACCGGAGCGCGCTACCATGTTTTGCATATGTCTACCCAAAGAAGTCTAAACGCTGTCCGCGAGGCGCGCTCAAAAGGTGCAAAAGTGACGTGCGAAGTCTCGCCGCATCACCTGCTCCTGACCGACGCTGATGTTGACCAAGGCGGCACACCGGACACGCATTTCAAGATGAATCCACCGCTTCGTGCCGAGCACGACCGATTGGCGCTGATCGAGGGATTGCGAGACGGCACGGTGGACGCGGTGGCCACTGACCACGCACCCCACTCGGCCGAAGAGAAAGCGCGGGATTTTGCAAAGGCGCCTTTTGGTATAATCGGTCTTGAGACAGCTTTCGCATCGGTTTTACGGTTCGTACATGACGAAACGATTACGGACCAGCGCGCGGTCGAGCTCATGACATCCGGCCCTGCCCGCGTCCTCAACCGTCTGGAGCTCGCAGAACTTCATGGCGACCTGACGCTCATCGACCCGAACTACGAATGGGTCGTGTCGGAGTCGGATTTTTGCGGCGCACAGAAGAACTCCCCCTTCACGGGCCAGAAGTTCAAAGGGCGAGTCAGGGCGACATTTAAGGACGGCGCATTGAGATATACTCACGACTTGGAGGTTTGA
- a CDS encoding DUF1801 domain-containing protein — translation MAELKTKATELDPREFLETVDSDEKRQDCFWLLEQMEELSGAPAKMWGESMIGFGTYHYVYDSGREGDWFEVGFAPRKQNLVVYIMPGFIEYDDLLGQLGKYKTGKSCLYIKKLSDVNREVLRDLIDQSLKAMREKYGD, via the coding sequence ATGGCTGAGCTTAAAACGAAAGCAACCGAATTGGATCCGAGAGAGTTCTTAGAGACCGTGGACTCCGATGAAAAACGGCAGGATTGCTTTTGGCTCTTGGAGCAAATGGAAGAACTTAGTGGTGCCCCCGCTAAGATGTGGGGCGAGTCGATGATTGGATTCGGCACATACCATTACGTCTACGATAGCGGACGAGAGGGCGATTGGTTCGAGGTAGGTTTTGCACCAAGAAAGCAGAATCTGGTGGTGTACATCATGCCCGGATTTATCGAGTACGATGATCTCTTGGGTCAGCTTGGAAAGTACAAGACTGGTAAGTCTTGTCTCTATATCAAGAAGCTTAGTGATGTGAATCGCGAGGTCTTGAGGGATTTGATCGACCAATCTTTGAAGGCGATGCGGGAGAAATACGGGGACTAG
- the xth gene encoding exodeoxyribonuclease III, which produces MKIISWNINSVRVRIEQLLELLRQEKPDIVCLQEIKCESGDFPHLDVRSLGYYAVVLGQKSYNGVAILSRDQPALVSDGLETDIGGLREARAISTRLGSFDVLNVYVPNGDVVSSDKFDHKLKWLDALFESIDSKWFDDDPLIVCGDFNIAPEDEDTHDPAQWKSSVLCDPRVRKRLKTLEDWGLEDLGRDAHEFTWWDYRNQGFEKDEGLRIDLIMATSALKCTKIRVAREFRGMEQPSDHAPVIAEFEAP; this is translated from the coding sequence GTGAAGATCATCTCGTGGAATATCAACTCGGTTCGCGTGCGAATTGAGCAGCTTCTTGAGCTTCTAAGGCAAGAGAAGCCAGACATCGTTTGCCTGCAGGAAATCAAGTGTGAGTCCGGAGATTTTCCTCATCTGGACGTGCGATCGCTAGGATACTACGCCGTAGTGCTCGGACAGAAGAGCTACAATGGGGTCGCCATATTGAGCCGAGATCAACCCGCTCTTGTGAGTGATGGACTCGAGACCGATATCGGTGGTTTGCGAGAGGCCCGCGCCATCAGCACGCGGCTTGGATCGTTTGATGTTCTCAATGTCTACGTTCCAAATGGTGATGTGGTCTCGAGCGATAAGTTCGACCATAAACTCAAGTGGCTAGACGCGCTCTTTGAGTCCATCGACTCCAAATGGTTTGATGACGATCCCCTTATCGTATGCGGCGATTTCAATATTGCTCCGGAAGACGAAGACACTCACGACCCCGCTCAATGGAAGAGCTCGGTGCTCTGCGACCCACGCGTTCGAAAGCGACTCAAGACGCTTGAGGATTGGGGACTCGAGGACCTCGGCCGAGATGCACACGAGTTCACCTGGTGGGACTATCGCAATCAGGGATTTGAGAAAGACGAAGGTTTGAGAATTGACCTCATCATGGCCACCTCCGCCCTCAAGTGTACAAAAATCCGTGTGGCTCGGGAGTTCCGTGGCATGGAACAACCATCCGACCATGCGCCCGTTATCGCTGAGTTTGAGGCCCCTTAG
- a CDS encoding serine/threonine protein kinase has translation MRREILEPGQVVDGRYQILGKLGAGGFATVFDAVHLSLGRSVAVKVLDVSGISDDAYMERFSREARICAQLDHPSIVRIHDFGQLGEGQPYIAMEKLTGHDLEVELKATGPLSVERMLRLFVPVLEGLGLAHKAGIVHKDLKPSNLFLVNPNTPEERLVVVDFGIARVLDSKTQLTQAGSFAGTPAYLAPEYIQNQVVSPALDVYQMGLIIVETLSGRPVVRSESAIGYIMKHIQGEHDIPDGIKSGALGTVLLKALSIDPTSRYPDGSEFSRALAGVRMTGEPVPTLAMPPVHSPPPSSPLIQTNSAAKVPAHRSSGMPLWMSMLILVSFFFFSGCVICSLLSL, from the coding sequence ATGAGAAGAGAGATTCTTGAACCCGGCCAGGTAGTCGACGGGCGCTACCAGATCCTTGGGAAACTAGGCGCTGGCGGGTTCGCGACAGTCTTCGACGCCGTCCACCTATCGCTTGGACGATCAGTCGCGGTAAAGGTTCTCGATGTGTCCGGCATTAGTGATGACGCCTACATGGAGCGTTTCTCCCGCGAAGCCCGGATCTGCGCTCAACTCGATCACCCGTCCATCGTGCGGATCCACGACTTCGGGCAACTCGGCGAGGGTCAGCCCTATATCGCCATGGAGAAGCTCACGGGTCACGACCTCGAAGTAGAGCTCAAAGCGACTGGCCCACTGAGTGTTGAGCGGATGTTACGACTCTTCGTCCCCGTGCTTGAAGGTCTCGGACTCGCACACAAGGCGGGGATCGTTCACAAAGACCTAAAACCCTCCAATCTTTTCCTCGTAAACCCCAACACTCCAGAAGAGAGGTTGGTTGTCGTGGATTTTGGTATCGCGAGAGTCCTCGATTCGAAAACTCAACTCACTCAAGCGGGATCCTTCGCGGGCACGCCGGCCTACCTTGCACCCGAATACATCCAGAATCAGGTCGTCTCCCCAGCCCTGGACGTCTATCAAATGGGACTCATCATCGTAGAGACGCTTAGCGGTCGTCCTGTCGTGCGGTCTGAATCGGCGATCGGCTACATCATGAAACACATTCAGGGTGAGCATGATATTCCGGACGGGATCAAGAGCGGCGCATTGGGAACCGTGCTACTAAAGGCGCTGAGCATCGATCCAACAAGCCGATATCCAGACGGTTCCGAGTTTTCTCGTGCACTAGCGGGAGTTCGGATGACCGGCGAGCCGGTGCCAACACTTGCGATGCCTCCCGTACACTCGCCCCCACCATCTTCCCCGTTGATCCAGACAAACTCCGCGGCTAAGGTGCCCGCGCATCGTTCCTCGGGAATGCCTCTTTGGATGTCGATGCTTATCCTCGTCTCGTTCTTTTTCTTTTCGGGATGCGTCATTTGCTCCCTTCTCTCCCTTTAG
- a CDS encoding GNAT family N-acetyltransferase: MSNPPTLTTARLILKPLVVEHADDYEKNFADYEVVRFLSDQVPWPYPEGGARWFIENVILPVQGETRWAWGIFLKSEPEECVGAVDLWRDGVPEHRGFWLAHRHWGNGYMAEACDAVTDYAFEQLGFEELIFSNALGNSRSARIKEKAGAEPIGTRPAGFVDPQFTTSQLWRLTRVAWSSAKSSAP, from the coding sequence GTGTCTAATCCTCCCACATTGACTACCGCACGACTCATTCTAAAGCCGCTCGTCGTTGAGCACGCCGACGACTACGAGAAGAACTTCGCGGATTATGAGGTGGTGCGATTTCTCTCGGACCAGGTGCCCTGGCCCTATCCCGAAGGAGGTGCCAGGTGGTTCATAGAAAACGTGATCCTTCCCGTTCAGGGCGAGACGCGATGGGCGTGGGGCATCTTTTTGAAATCGGAGCCGGAAGAGTGCGTGGGCGCCGTGGACCTATGGCGAGACGGAGTTCCAGAGCATCGAGGCTTCTGGTTAGCCCATAGACACTGGGGGAACGGCTATATGGCTGAGGCTTGTGACGCGGTCACGGACTACGCCTTTGAGCAGCTTGGTTTTGAGGAACTCATATTCTCGAACGCTCTCGGCAATTCGCGCTCGGCGAGAATCAAAGAAAAGGCAGGCGCCGAGCCGATTGGCACGAGGCCAGCTGGATTTGTCGACCCTCAATTCACAACGTCTCAGTTGTGGCGTTTGACTCGCGTGGCATGGAGCTCAGCAAAGTCGTCTGCTCCTTAA
- the folE2 gene encoding GTP cyclohydrolase FolE2: MLPSLPLESPMEDVQNRSDNREIPIDRVGVTNLRYPIIVWDKANESQSTVATLSLSVHLPHHFKGTHMSRFLEVLNEHRGEFTIKTLPTVIHELKTRLDSEAAHIEARFPYFIEKQAPVTKKTSLLDIEGYFHGASDASGDDFILGVSVPVTSLCPCSKEISDYGAHNQRSTITIEIRMTSAASEHFVWMEDLIEIAEASASAPLYALLKRPDERFVTMQAYDNPAFVEDIARNVAKRLQDDERIGWFRVKCVNQESIHNHDAFSEILWTRPTES; this comes from the coding sequence TTGCTCCCTTCTCTCCCTTTAGAAAGCCCCATGGAAGACGTACAAAACCGCAGCGATAACCGCGAGATCCCCATCGACCGCGTCGGTGTGACAAACCTCAGATATCCTATCATCGTGTGGGATAAGGCAAACGAGAGTCAGTCCACCGTGGCTACACTCTCGTTGTCAGTGCACCTGCCACATCACTTCAAGGGGACTCATATGAGTCGATTCCTCGAAGTCCTCAACGAACATCGCGGCGAGTTCACCATTAAAACCTTGCCGACCGTCATTCACGAGCTCAAGACTCGCCTGGATTCAGAAGCCGCGCACATCGAAGCACGGTTTCCGTATTTCATCGAAAAACAAGCGCCAGTCACGAAGAAGACGTCTTTGCTTGATATCGAAGGTTATTTCCATGGCGCTTCAGACGCTAGCGGCGATGACTTTATCCTCGGCGTCAGTGTACCGGTCACGAGCTTATGCCCGTGTAGCAAGGAAATCTCAGACTACGGCGCGCACAACCAACGAAGTACCATCACGATTGAGATTCGCATGACTTCGGCGGCCAGCGAACACTTCGTTTGGATGGAAGACCTGATCGAAATCGCCGAAGCATCAGCCTCAGCGCCGCTCTATGCCTTGCTGAAAAGGCCAGACGAGCGTTTCGTGACCATGCAAGCTTATGACAACCCCGCGTTCGTCGAAGATATCGCGCGCAACGTGGCCAAACGCCTGCAAGACGACGAGCGAATCGGATGGTTTCGTGTAAAATGTGTGAATCAGGAAAGCATCCACAACCACGATGCCTTCTCGGAAATCCTCTGGACCCGACCCACCGAATCCTAA
- a CDS encoding ParA family protein, which yields MKQRANKVVAVANQKGGVGKTTTSVNLAACLADSGCTVLLVDIDPQGNASSGLGVHRDEVTRSSYHVLNNEVAVHEAVIATQHERLFLLPATTDLAGAEIELVDHPDREFQLRRALQASELDVDFIILDCPPSLGLLTVNALVAASTVLLPVQTEYYALEGMGQLLHTVNLVHQHLNPELQIEGILLTMYDGRTNLSEQVADEVTTHFGNLVFETVIPRNVRLSEAPSHGKSIIAYDDASRGARRYRAFAREFLDRNQKIA from the coding sequence ATGAAGCAAAGAGCCAACAAGGTTGTCGCGGTCGCAAATCAGAAGGGTGGTGTTGGCAAGACAACTACTTCCGTGAATCTTGCGGCGTGCCTTGCCGATTCGGGATGCACCGTTTTGCTTGTGGATATCGACCCGCAAGGAAACGCGAGCAGCGGCCTGGGCGTACATCGCGACGAGGTCACTCGCTCATCGTACCACGTGCTTAACAACGAGGTCGCGGTTCATGAAGCGGTGATCGCGACTCAGCATGAGCGCCTTTTTCTGCTTCCGGCAACTACCGACCTGGCAGGGGCCGAAATCGAGTTGGTCGACCACCCAGACCGTGAGTTTCAGCTGCGCCGCGCACTTCAAGCGTCCGAACTCGACGTGGATTTCATCATCTTGGATTGCCCTCCGAGCCTCGGGCTTCTAACTGTGAACGCGTTGGTTGCGGCCTCGACCGTGCTCTTGCCTGTGCAAACCGAGTACTACGCGCTCGAGGGTATGGGACAACTCCTTCACACTGTGAATCTGGTGCATCAACACCTGAACCCAGAGTTGCAGATCGAAGGGATCCTGCTGACGATGTACGACGGTCGCACGAATCTTAGTGAGCAGGTTGCCGACGAAGTGACTACTCATTTTGGAAACCTCGTCTTCGAAACCGTGATTCCCCGAAATGTTCGATTGAGCGAAGCGCCATCTCACGGTAAGTCGATTATCGCGTACGATGATGCTTCTCGTGGTGCGCGTCGCTATCGCGCTTTTGCGCGCGAATTCTTGGATAGAAACCAGAAGATCGCTTGA
- a CDS encoding PriCT-2 domain-containing protein gives MPYNWDAINEDPQTETRLYRLIGEMLKGRASMADLERVAQFLQKGQIGPDAWQTVGEALHTTTKGAPEGYRLWAAWSKRLPDVTSDDEELGLMWRRFGGELIFAEDDCPTDEIDSTAIDAFDNSVVSQTAVISLTKNTLMQYLPEGTYSIRFIDEEFHGVDEFNIVKLLRRGILLGAEVLYRGQWIPVALHPDFEPLTRMVRAEVRRVLARSASENTSEQNRA, from the coding sequence ATGCCCTACAACTGGGACGCAATCAACGAAGACCCCCAAACGGAAACCCGTCTCTATCGCCTTATCGGCGAGATGCTCAAAGGCCGAGCGAGCATGGCCGATTTGGAGCGAGTGGCGCAGTTCCTACAAAAGGGGCAAATCGGACCAGACGCGTGGCAGACGGTTGGCGAAGCCCTTCACACCACGACCAAAGGCGCCCCTGAGGGCTACAGGCTCTGGGCGGCGTGGTCCAAACGGCTACCCGACGTCACAAGTGATGACGAGGAACTCGGTTTGATGTGGCGGCGCTTTGGCGGAGAACTGATTTTCGCCGAAGACGATTGCCCGACCGACGAAATCGACTCCACCGCCATCGATGCCTTTGATAATAGCGTGGTGAGCCAAACAGCGGTCATCTCGCTGACCAAAAACACGCTCATGCAATACCTGCCCGAGGGCACTTACAGCATTCGGTTCATCGACGAAGAATTTCACGGTGTGGACGAGTTCAATATCGTCAAATTGCTTCGTCGCGGCATCCTCCTTGGTGCCGAGGTTCTATACCGAGGCCAATGGATTCCAGTCGCGCTGCACCCAGACTTCGAACCACTCACACGTATGGTCCGCGCTGAAGTCCGCCGCGTACTCGCCAGAAGCGCATCTGAAAACACTTCCGAACAAAACCGCGCTTGA
- a CDS encoding ParB/RepB/Spo0J family partition protein gives MDEKPKKRALGKGIGALIPGGSSAQDRTETEPRRRDFLLCDIDLIDAHPGQPRRFFDEDALRELAQSIRESGLVQPLVARAQGSRYQLIAGERRLRASKLAGLKQVPVVVRELSDKDAFVLALVENIQREDLNPVEEASAYARLVEDHGLTQLELAEKVGKSRSAVANSLRLLGLPESVRDYLIQGLLTAGHAKILAALSQEEAEELAEIIVKHEYSVREAEELVRQSKAGNAIKPTKPAVRDDALVRDLVGRLQTVLGTKVKIKDKNGKGRIEIHYANVDVLQSVLDRLIEEE, from the coding sequence ATGGATGAAAAACCCAAAAAACGGGCCCTGGGAAAGGGTATTGGTGCCTTGATTCCCGGCGGCTCCAGCGCACAAGACCGCACTGAGACCGAGCCACGGCGCCGAGACTTTCTGCTTTGCGATATCGATCTCATCGACGCGCACCCAGGGCAGCCGCGCCGGTTCTTCGATGAAGATGCACTTCGTGAGTTGGCCCAGAGTATTCGTGAGTCTGGCCTCGTACAGCCGCTGGTCGCTCGTGCCCAGGGTTCGAGATATCAACTTATTGCAGGCGAGAGACGGCTTCGAGCTAGCAAGTTGGCGGGACTTAAACAAGTTCCGGTGGTGGTGCGCGAGCTCTCAGACAAAGACGCCTTTGTTCTGGCGCTCGTCGAGAATATTCAGCGCGAGGACCTCAATCCGGTTGAAGAGGCGAGTGCCTATGCGCGATTGGTGGAAGACCATGGTCTGACCCAGTTGGAGTTGGCGGAGAAAGTTGGGAAGTCTAGGTCAGCCGTGGCGAACTCGCTGCGGCTCTTGGGTCTCCCCGAGTCCGTGCGCGACTACTTGATTCAGGGCCTACTCACTGCCGGTCATGCCAAGATACTCGCTGCGCTCTCGCAAGAAGAGGCCGAAGAGCTAGCCGAGATCATCGTTAAGCATGAGTATTCGGTGCGCGAAGCCGAGGAGCTCGTCCGGCAGTCCAAGGCAGGCAATGCCATCAAACCTACCAAGCCGGCCGTTCGTGACGATGCTTTGGTTAGAGACCTCGTGGGTCGTCTTCAGACGGTGCTCGGTACCAAAGTCAAAATCAAAGACAAGAATGGCAAAGGGCGCATCGAAATTCACTACGCCAATGTGGACGTCTTACAATCGGTTTTGGACCGATTAATCGAAGAAGAATAA
- a CDS encoding acyl-CoA carboxylase subunit beta, whose protein sequence is MATNERMRELVAKLEAKRKDALLMGGEKRVQRQHERGKLDARQRIDYLFDEGTFCEFGMHAFFHSNGQPVDPEKVRTPADGVITGWGKINGRIACVAAYDFTVLGGSIGDVSERKVTRAREFAVKNRVPIIWLIDSAGARVHAGGGIDGEQISNFALSGFLFREQVHMSGVVPQIAAMVGPGAAGTAYIPGLADFVPMVRGTSSMALGGPPLVKAAVGEDIDEESLGGAEVHNKHSGVADQIYDNDEECLDAIKTYLSYFPQHCSEKPATLEYVEDPTRDDDGGKYREKLLDVLPESTRRAYDMNKLLKYVVDEDSLFQMKPLFAPNLITAFARIHGRPVGIVANNPMHLGGILDVDSADKAARFVNLCDSFNIPLVFFQDVPGFIIGSKVEREGIIRHGAKMLYEVAKASVPKITVLVRKCYGAGYYVMCGRAYEPDLIVAWPTAEISVMGPEGMVSIFARTMLEGNPDAETIKAQMVEGIRPFIDIYKVAGKGLIDEVIDPRETRDYIAAGLELSENKSVLRPDRKDGVRPV, encoded by the coding sequence ATGGCCACAAATGAACGGATGAGGGAACTTGTTGCTAAGCTTGAGGCGAAGCGGAAAGACGCCCTTTTGATGGGTGGAGAAAAGCGCGTGCAAAGGCAACATGAACGCGGAAAGCTCGATGCAAGGCAACGCATCGACTACCTCTTTGACGAGGGAACCTTCTGCGAGTTCGGCATGCATGCGTTCTTTCACTCGAACGGCCAACCGGTAGACCCCGAAAAGGTCAGAACGCCTGCGGATGGCGTCATTACTGGCTGGGGTAAGATAAACGGACGCATCGCTTGTGTTGCGGCCTATGACTTCACAGTTCTCGGCGGATCGATCGGCGATGTGAGCGAGCGAAAGGTCACTAGGGCCAGGGAATTCGCGGTCAAGAATCGAGTGCCTATCATTTGGCTCATCGATTCGGCAGGCGCCCGTGTTCATGCGGGAGGCGGAATTGATGGCGAGCAGATTAGCAATTTTGCACTTTCGGGCTTTTTGTTCCGTGAACAAGTCCATATGTCGGGGGTGGTCCCCCAGATCGCCGCCATGGTGGGGCCAGGCGCTGCCGGAACCGCTTACATCCCGGGACTTGCGGACTTCGTCCCGATGGTACGCGGAACGTCTTCTATGGCGCTCGGTGGCCCTCCCCTGGTCAAGGCCGCCGTCGGAGAAGATATCGACGAAGAATCGCTTGGCGGTGCCGAAGTTCATAACAAACACTCGGGCGTTGCTGACCAAATCTACGATAACGACGAAGAGTGTCTGGACGCGATCAAGACCTACCTGAGCTATTTCCCGCAACATTGTTCTGAGAAACCGGCGACTCTCGAGTACGTAGAGGACCCGACCAGGGATGACGATGGGGGCAAATACCGCGAAAAACTACTCGATGTTTTGCCGGAAAGTACTCGGCGCGCGTACGACATGAACAAGCTTCTGAAGTACGTGGTGGACGAAGATTCCCTCTTTCAGATGAAGCCACTTTTTGCGCCCAACCTCATCACGGCGTTTGCCCGGATTCATGGGCGTCCGGTGGGCATCGTGGCCAACAACCCAATGCACCTCGGAGGCATCCTCGACGTAGATTCGGCGGATAAGGCGGCAAGGTTCGTCAATCTTTGTGACTCTTTCAACATCCCGCTCGTCTTCTTCCAAGATGTCCCTGGATTTATCATCGGCTCTAAGGTCGAGCGCGAAGGCATCATCAGGCACGGCGCCAAAATGCTCTACGAAGTGGCCAAGGCGAGCGTGCCCAAAATCACCGTTTTGGTTCGGAAGTGTTATGGCGCCGGCTATTACGTGATGTGTGGTAGGGCTTACGAGCCAGACTTGATCGTTGCATGGCCAACCGCCGAAATCAGCGTGATGGGCCCCGAAGGAATGGTATCCATTTTTGCGCGCACCATGCTCGAAGGTAATCCCGACGCAGAGACGATCAAAGCGCAGATGGTGGAAGGAATTCGGCCGTTCATCGACATCTACAAGGTCGCCGGCAAGGGGCTTATAGACGAGGTCATCGACCCACGCGAGACTCGCGACTACATCGCGGCCGGACTTGAGCTCTCTGAGAATAAATCCGTCCTAAGGCCGGACCGTAAAGATGGGGTCCGCCCCGTCTAG
- a CDS encoding transglycosylase SLT domain-containing protein: MKLLRFIFRVVKGIYDILASYLFLHLLPLIALSVGLHFGLEYLVQHFGFEHLSQSWAKWSYELGVRDWILRLAVFLPVHALFWWLISRPFRVVLRGIDAAFDKAYVAYAWAAAKVPKIKTPVEVGFSVFITVLLVPFLIQPTLVAGWGANSWGERAANLVDGTAVVGLHESVIGLYRQIYAEPVVVDEGVSSDDVDTAVDVAELTEPVVPPIPIGDNPMMDRWDPIIMQNAKGDADRFATIKAFMWVESAGRQFAVSHTGCAGLMQFCAPTAKSGPFKDIFGVGQVYTCGCQTKDCRIPRNVQKDLESGIRERIEMHKGSFPCKLTDARFNPDRSIAAGAAYVESLHNQFSGNIYLMYIGYNSGPAVAKRAWLALGQNPNASLEEIDAVLVQAMHPTYGAGSAARARSLVRTHLPKLAKAKASYLKEQTTLLSSMPRESNATTETL; the protein is encoded by the coding sequence GTGAAATTATTGCGGTTCATTTTCCGGGTGGTCAAAGGAATCTACGATATCCTCGCGAGCTACCTTTTCCTTCATCTCTTGCCGCTCATTGCTCTTTCGGTCGGCCTGCATTTCGGGCTTGAGTATCTGGTTCAGCACTTTGGGTTTGAGCATCTCTCTCAATCTTGGGCGAAATGGTCCTATGAGCTCGGAGTTCGCGATTGGATCCTTAGGCTTGCCGTCTTTTTGCCCGTTCACGCACTCTTTTGGTGGTTGATTTCGCGCCCGTTTAGAGTGGTTCTAAGAGGGATAGATGCGGCCTTCGATAAGGCCTACGTCGCCTACGCATGGGCTGCCGCAAAGGTCCCGAAGATCAAGACACCTGTTGAAGTCGGCTTTAGCGTCTTTATCACGGTGCTACTCGTTCCTTTCCTGATTCAACCGACCTTGGTGGCAGGATGGGGCGCCAACTCGTGGGGCGAACGCGCAGCGAACCTCGTGGACGGAACTGCAGTGGTGGGGCTCCACGAATCGGTGATTGGCTTGTACAGGCAGATTTACGCTGAGCCCGTTGTTGTGGACGAAGGCGTGAGCTCAGATGACGTAGACACAGCTGTGGACGTGGCTGAGTTGACCGAGCCAGTCGTTCCACCAATTCCCATCGGCGACAACCCGATGATGGATCGCTGGGATCCAATCATCATGCAGAACGCGAAAGGAGACGCGGATCGCTTCGCGACGATCAAGGCATTCATGTGGGTGGAGAGCGCGGGACGCCAATTTGCCGTGAGCCACACCGGTTGTGCGGGCCTCATGCAATTTTGTGCGCCCACTGCCAAATCGGGTCCATTCAAGGACATCTTTGGGGTTGGCCAGGTTTATACGTGCGGCTGCCAAACCAAGGATTGTCGGATCCCCCGAAACGTTCAAAAAGACCTCGAGTCAGGCATTCGCGAGCGCATCGAGATGCACAAAGGCTCATTCCCGTGCAAACTCACTGACGCTCGTTTCAATCCGGATCGGAGCATCGCCGCAGGCGCGGCGTATGTTGAGTCGCTGCACAACCAGTTTTCGGGAAATATCTATCTGATGTACATCGGCTACAATTCAGGGCCTGCCGTGGCGAAACGAGCTTGGTTAGCCCTTGGACAGAATCCAAACGCAAGCCTCGAGGAAATCGATGCGGTTCTGGTTCAAGCCATGCATCCAACGTACGGTGCGGGCTCGGCGGCAAGGGCTCGTTCCCTCGTTCGTACGCACCTTCCGAAATTGGCCAAGGCAAAAGCATCCTACCTTAAGGAGCAGACGACTTTGCTGAGCTCCATGCCACGCGAGTCAAACGCCACAACTGAGACGTTGTGA